The Lichenihabitans psoromatis genome contains a region encoding:
- a CDS encoding ABC transporter permease codes for MNPDIVQLVLVTIVTAATPLFIAAVGELVAERSGVLNLGVEGMMIVGASVGFAVAYMTDSTVLGALAGTASGVLMAALFAVLVIGLAANQVASGLALTIFGIGVSGLIGSGFVGQKRTAAQALWIPGLSDLPIIGRLFFGEDLFVYAGIALIALVAYFISRTRAGLTLRAVGDNHTSAHVLGLSVGRIRLLAVLFGGGCAGLAGSYLSLVYTPFWSPGMTAGRGWIALALVVFASWRPWRVLGGALLFGGATVLQLHAQAFGIGLPGQLLSSVPYAATVLALIVLSWRNRRGAAAPAMLGMPFISDR; via the coding sequence ATGAACCCGGATATCGTTCAACTGGTGCTGGTCACGATCGTGACGGCCGCCACACCGTTGTTCATCGCAGCGGTCGGCGAACTCGTGGCGGAGCGCTCTGGCGTGCTCAACCTCGGGGTCGAGGGCATGATGATCGTTGGCGCCTCTGTGGGTTTTGCCGTCGCCTACATGACCGATTCGACCGTGTTGGGAGCCTTGGCCGGCACAGCATCGGGCGTGCTGATGGCGGCCCTGTTCGCGGTTCTTGTGATCGGTTTGGCGGCCAACCAGGTGGCCTCGGGTCTTGCGCTCACGATCTTTGGGATCGGCGTGTCGGGCCTGATCGGAAGTGGCTTCGTCGGGCAGAAGCGCACCGCCGCGCAAGCGCTTTGGATCCCCGGCTTGAGCGATCTTCCGATCATCGGTCGGCTGTTCTTCGGTGAGGATCTGTTCGTCTATGCCGGCATCGCGCTCATCGCCCTCGTGGCCTATTTCATCAGCCGAACCCGTGCCGGGCTGACGCTGCGGGCCGTGGGCGACAACCACACCTCGGCCCATGTGCTCGGCCTGTCGGTCGGCCGCATTCGCCTGTTGGCGGTTTTGTTCGGCGGTGGCTGCGCTGGGCTTGCGGGCTCATACCTCTCGCTCGTCTATACGCCGTTCTGGTCGCCGGGCATGACGGCAGGACGCGGGTGGATCGCTCTGGCGCTCGTCGTCTTCGCGTCATGGCGTCCCTGGCGCGTCTTGGGTGGCGCGCTTTTGTTCGGCGGCGCCACGGTTTTGCAGCTTCATGCCCAAGCCTTCGGCATCGGGCTGCCCGGGCAATTGCTATCGTCCGTGCCGTATGCCGCCACCGTGCTGGCGCTGATCGTCCTGTCCTGGCGCAACAGACGTGGCGCGGCCGCCCCCGCCATGCTGGGAATGCCCTTCATCTCCGACCGCTGA
- the rimO gene encoding 30S ribosomal protein S12 methylthiotransferase RimO encodes MQASTLLTPAPTGDRPAPRISFVSLGCPKALVDSERIITQLRAEGYELTKSHAGADAVIVNTCGFLDSAKKESLEAIGLALAENGKVIVTGCMGAEPENITATHPNVLAITGPQAYESVMTAVRSAAAPLHDPFLDLVPPQGVKLTPRHYAYLKISEGCNNRCSFCIIPKLRGDLVSRPAADVLREAEKLVAAGVKELLVISQDTSAYGLDLNYAESRYKDRSVRAKFYDLARDLGQFGAWVRLHYVYPYPHVDEVIGLMQEGLVLPYLDIPFQHASPKVLKAMRRPGNHEKVSARLQKWRDQLPDLSVRSTFIVGFPGETDEDFEFLLEWLTEAKLSRVGAFVYEPVRGASSNDLGLQHVPPDVQAYRHRRFMLHAQKISSGLLQKKVGRRFPVIVDKSGPSVSEGRTQGDAPEIDGKVYFSSRRPVRAGDIVTVKIERADAYDLHGIVV; translated from the coding sequence GTCGATAGCGAACGGATCATCACGCAACTCCGCGCCGAAGGCTATGAACTCACCAAGAGCCATGCCGGGGCCGATGCCGTCATCGTCAACACCTGCGGGTTCCTCGATAGCGCCAAGAAAGAGTCGCTCGAGGCGATCGGGCTCGCTCTGGCCGAGAACGGCAAAGTGATCGTGACCGGCTGTATGGGGGCGGAACCCGAAAACATCACGGCGACGCATCCGAACGTCCTGGCGATCACCGGCCCGCAAGCCTACGAGAGTGTCATGACGGCGGTCCGGTCTGCTGCGGCGCCGCTGCACGACCCGTTTCTCGATCTGGTGCCCCCACAGGGCGTAAAGCTCACCCCCCGCCACTATGCCTATCTGAAGATTTCGGAGGGCTGCAACAACCGCTGCTCCTTCTGCATCATTCCGAAGCTGCGGGGCGACCTCGTCTCGCGCCCCGCCGCGGATGTGCTGCGCGAGGCCGAGAAACTCGTGGCGGCCGGCGTCAAAGAGCTGCTGGTGATCTCGCAGGATACCAGTGCCTACGGGCTCGATCTCAATTATGCCGAGAGCCGCTACAAAGACCGGAGTGTGCGGGCGAAATTCTACGATCTCGCCCGTGACCTCGGCCAGTTCGGCGCCTGGGTTCGCCTCCATTACGTGTACCCCTACCCGCATGTCGACGAGGTCATCGGCTTGATGCAGGAGGGTCTTGTGCTGCCTTACCTCGATATTCCGTTTCAGCACGCTTCCCCGAAGGTCCTGAAGGCGATGCGCCGCCCCGGCAACCACGAGAAGGTGTCGGCGCGCCTGCAGAAATGGCGCGACCAGTTGCCGGATTTGTCGGTTCGGTCGACGTTTATCGTGGGGTTCCCCGGAGAAACCGACGAGGATTTCGAGTTCCTGCTTGAATGGTTAACCGAAGCGAAGCTCAGCCGGGTTGGCGCGTTCGTCTATGAGCCGGTCCGTGGCGCGTCGTCGAACGATCTCGGCCTGCAGCATGTGCCGCCGGACGTGCAGGCCTACCGGCATCGCCGCTTCATGCTGCATGCGCAAAAGATCAGTTCGGGCTTGTTGCAGAAGAAAGTTGGTCGACGGTTCCCGGTCATCGTCGACAAGTCCGGCCCGAGCGTTTCGGAAGGGCGGACGCAAGGCGATGCGCCGGAGATCGACGGCAAGGTCTATTTCAGCTCGCGTCGTCCGGTCCGCGCGGGCGACATCGTGACGGTCAAGATCGAGCGCGCCGACGCTTACGATCTCCACGGCATCGTCGTCTAG
- a CDS encoding ABC transporter permease — protein MRIDLEPRAEPSRWASIAAPVVALLLAIAIGGVVVALLGKSPVQAFSVYFIDPLSASWSLQALAVKASPLILIAVGLSFCFRANLWNIGAEGQFIVGGALGGWLALATHDGAYQQSLGGWWILPAMMLLGIVGGALYAMIPAILRVTLGVSEILSSLMLVYIAGYGLDYLVRGPWRDPQGFNFPVSVTFDPEATLPSLIADGRLHAGVLLTLAAVLIASVVLAKTMFGYEVRLFGAAPKAARFAGFSERTITLAVFAISGGLAGLAGIIEVSGQINQLQPSISPGYGFTAIIVAFLGRLAPFGILLAGLVLALTFIGGEGAQVAMKLPLDLTSAFQGILLMCVLAADVFTRYRVRIVTGAAR, from the coding sequence ATGCGCATTGATCTCGAGCCGCGCGCCGAGCCGAGCCGATGGGCTTCGATTGCCGCTCCCGTCGTCGCGCTGTTGCTCGCCATCGCGATCGGCGGTGTCGTCGTGGCGCTGCTCGGCAAATCGCCCGTCCAGGCCTTCTCGGTCTATTTCATCGACCCGTTGTCGGCGAGTTGGTCGCTCCAGGCGCTGGCCGTCAAAGCGTCGCCGCTGATCCTCATCGCGGTTGGTCTATCGTTCTGCTTTCGCGCCAATCTTTGGAATATCGGGGCCGAGGGGCAGTTCATCGTCGGCGGCGCGCTCGGCGGTTGGCTCGCGCTGGCCACGCATGACGGCGCCTACCAGCAGAGCCTCGGCGGTTGGTGGATCCTCCCCGCCATGATGCTGCTCGGGATCGTGGGTGGCGCGCTCTATGCCATGATACCCGCGATACTCCGGGTGACGCTCGGCGTCTCGGAGATCCTGTCGAGCCTGATGCTGGTTTATATCGCGGGTTATGGGCTCGACTATCTGGTGCGCGGCCCGTGGCGCGACCCGCAAGGCTTCAACTTCCCGGTCTCGGTGACATTCGACCCGGAAGCCACTTTGCCCTCGCTGATCGCCGACGGCCGGCTTCATGCCGGCGTGTTGCTGACGCTCGCGGCCGTGCTGATCGCGTCGGTCGTCCTGGCCAAGACGATGTTCGGTTATGAGGTGCGTCTGTTCGGGGCCGCGCCGAAAGCCGCGCGGTTCGCAGGTTTCAGTGAGCGGACCATCACGCTGGCGGTCTTCGCCATCTCGGGCGGCTTGGCGGGACTCGCCGGAATCATCGAGGTCTCTGGCCAAATCAACCAGTTGCAGCCCTCGATCTCGCCCGGCTACGGCTTCACGGCCATCATCGTGGCCTTTCTCGGCCGTCTTGCGCCGTTCGGCATCCTTCTGGCTGGCCTCGTGCTCGCCCTGACCTTCATTGGCGGCGAGGGCGCACAGGTTGCCATGAAGCTGCCGCTGGATTTGACCAGCGCCTTTCAGGGCATCCTGCTGATGTGCGTGCTGGCGGCCGACGTCTTCACCCGCTACCGCGTGCGGATCGTCACCGGGGCAGCACGATGA
- a CDS encoding BMP family ABC transporter substrate-binding protein — MINWFRTVAAVALSVSVTGAAVAADKVKVGFVYVGPVGDFGYSYQHDLGRQYLQKQLGDKVETTFLENVAETDSARAFEQLARSGYQLIIGTSFGFMEPELKVAKSFPGIKFEHATGYKRAPNLSTFSARFYEGRYIIGQIAAKMSKTHTVGYVASFPIPEVVAGIDAFMLGAQSIDPTMKVKIVWVNSWFDPGKEADAAKALLAQGADIIAQHTDSAAPLQEAEKAGKLGFGQSSDMSRFAPKAILTSIEDNWGDYYVQETKAVMDGTWKSHDTWGGLDAGMVKMGPYVNMPDDVKKMAEDTEAAIKSGKLLPFKGPITKQDGTVAVKDGESLPDKEILGLNWYVKGIDDKIPQ, encoded by the coding sequence ATGATCAATTGGTTCAGGACCGTGGCGGCCGTGGCATTGTCCGTGTCGGTGACGGGCGCCGCAGTGGCGGCCGACAAGGTGAAGGTCGGCTTCGTCTATGTCGGCCCGGTCGGTGATTTTGGCTATTCCTATCAGCACGATCTCGGGCGCCAGTACCTCCAGAAGCAGCTCGGCGACAAAGTCGAGACGACATTTCTGGAAAATGTTGCCGAGACCGATAGCGCCCGCGCCTTCGAGCAATTGGCGCGCAGCGGCTATCAGCTGATCATCGGCACGTCTTTCGGCTTCATGGAACCTGAACTCAAGGTTGCCAAATCCTTTCCGGGCATCAAGTTCGAACACGCGACCGGCTACAAGCGCGCCCCAAACCTGTCGACCTTCTCGGCTCGCTTCTATGAGGGCCGCTACATCATCGGCCAAATCGCCGCGAAGATGTCGAAGACCCATACGGTCGGCTATGTCGCGTCCTTCCCGATTCCGGAAGTCGTGGCCGGCATCGACGCTTTCATGCTCGGCGCTCAATCGATCGACCCGACCATGAAGGTCAAGATCGTTTGGGTGAATAGCTGGTTCGATCCGGGCAAGGAGGCGGACGCCGCCAAGGCGCTTCTGGCGCAGGGCGCCGACATCATCGCGCAACATACCGACAGCGCTGCGCCGCTGCAGGAAGCGGAAAAGGCCGGCAAGCTCGGGTTCGGGCAATCGTCCGACATGAGCCGCTTCGCCCCCAAAGCCATTCTGACCTCGATCGAAGACAATTGGGGCGACTATTACGTGCAGGAAACCAAAGCGGTCATGGACGGGACCTGGAAGTCGCACGACACCTGGGGCGGGCTCGATGCCGGCATGGTCAAGATGGGCCCCTACGTGAACATGCCCGACGACGTCAAGAAGATGGCCGAGGACACCGAAGCGGCGATCAAGTCCGGCAAGCTGCTCCCCTTCAAGGGACCTATCACGAAGCAGGACGGAACCGTCGCGGTGAAAGACGGCGAGTCGCTTCCCGACAAGGAGATCCTGGGCCTGAATTGGTATGTGAAGGGCATCGACGACAAGATCCCGCAATGA
- a CDS encoding class I SAM-dependent DNA methyltransferase, translated as MRSDTVDLAHFEQLYDRNPDPWRFATSDYERTKYAATIASLPQPRYARGLDVGCSIGVLTAALAVRCDDLLGIEPVEAALEQARQRNAETPWVRFASMFVPGDWPAEPFDLILMSEVIDYLGASDIVVLAGRIRESLAPGGDVVLVHWLGKKRSAIGSGEASDALIQALAGTVSILKAERNADYRIDVLRRV; from the coding sequence ATGCGTAGCGACACCGTCGATTTGGCGCATTTCGAACAGCTCTACGATCGCAATCCCGATCCGTGGCGCTTCGCCACGAGCGATTACGAGCGCACCAAATATGCCGCGACCATCGCGTCTCTGCCGCAGCCGCGTTATGCGCGTGGACTGGATGTCGGGTGTTCGATCGGTGTTCTCACCGCCGCGCTCGCGGTCCGCTGTGACGACCTTCTAGGCATCGAGCCGGTCGAGGCGGCGCTCGAGCAAGCGCGCCAGCGCAATGCTGAAACCCCTTGGGTCCGTTTCGCGTCCATGTTCGTGCCAGGCGATTGGCCAGCCGAACCCTTCGATCTCATTCTTATGTCCGAGGTGATCGATTATCTCGGAGCCAGCGACATCGTCGTTTTAGCCGGTCGGATTCGGGAGAGTCTCGCTCCCGGCGGTGACGTCGTGCTGGTGCACTGGCTTGGGAAGAAGCGCTCGGCTATCGGGAGCGGGGAGGCAAGTGACGCTCTCATTCAGGCGCTGGCCGGTACCGTGTCGATCCTCAAGGCCGAGCGCAATGCCGACTACAGGATCGACGTCTTGCGGCGGGTGTGA
- a CDS encoding ABC transporter ATP-binding protein yields MTVASADPTPLLSVRGLVKRFGTFTANDGIDLDLRGGEIHALVGENGAGKSTFVKMVYGVLQPTEGVMLWQGRTITLASPEEARALGIGMVFQHFSLFENLTVGENIALVLPKSAKLDSVADRIAEVADRYGIQLDPSRPVWTLSAGERQRIEIARCLLQDPKLLILDEPTSVLTPQEAEGLFGTLERLKREGRALLYISHRLDEVRRLCDRATILRHGKVVGTCDPSRETARSIAAMMVGSQIAEVRPASDRHEGAVRFATHRLSSPAADLHGTDLVAIDLAVHAGEVLGIAGVAGNGQSELFEVLSGERLAGSADAITIDGAPVGLEGVTARRRRHAAFVPEERNGHAAAPVFSLSDNVVLTRHSTGGVSNGGFILGAAARALAIRIGKVFDVRKSGADPMARTLSGGNLQKFVVGREILREPAVLIINQPTWGVDAAAGATIRQAIIDLAGRGAAVIVISQDLDELFEICDRIAVIHAGHLSTLRSAAGTTREEIGLLMGGLAASTETASTPTKGLHAH; encoded by the coding sequence ATGACCGTCGCGTCCGCCGACCCAACGCCCTTGTTGTCCGTGCGCGGTCTCGTCAAGCGCTTCGGCACATTCACGGCCAATGACGGGATCGACCTCGACCTGCGCGGAGGCGAAATCCATGCGCTCGTCGGCGAAAATGGCGCCGGCAAATCGACCTTCGTGAAGATGGTTTATGGGGTGCTACAGCCGACCGAGGGCGTCATGCTCTGGCAGGGACGGACCATCACCCTGGCAAGCCCGGAAGAGGCTCGCGCACTTGGTATCGGCATGGTCTTCCAGCATTTCTCGCTGTTCGAGAACCTGACGGTCGGCGAGAATATCGCGCTCGTTCTGCCAAAAAGCGCAAAGCTCGATAGCGTCGCGGACCGCATCGCGGAGGTGGCAGACCGCTATGGGATTCAGTTGGATCCAAGCCGGCCGGTCTGGACCCTCTCGGCGGGTGAGCGTCAGCGGATCGAGATCGCCCGGTGCCTGCTGCAGGATCCAAAGCTGCTGATCCTCGATGAACCTACCTCGGTCCTGACCCCGCAGGAGGCCGAAGGGTTGTTCGGCACCCTCGAGCGATTGAAGCGCGAAGGCCGGGCCTTGCTCTACATTTCTCATCGGCTCGACGAAGTTCGCCGACTGTGCGATCGCGCCACCATTCTGCGTCACGGCAAGGTCGTCGGGACATGCGATCCATCTCGGGAAACCGCACGCTCGATTGCGGCCATGATGGTGGGGTCTCAGATTGCCGAGGTGCGGCCCGCGTCTGACCGTCACGAGGGCGCGGTGCGGTTCGCGACCCATCGTCTGTCGTCTCCCGCCGCAGATCTCCATGGCACAGATCTCGTCGCCATCGATCTCGCCGTCCATGCGGGCGAGGTGCTCGGGATCGCGGGCGTGGCGGGTAACGGCCAATCCGAATTATTCGAGGTCCTCTCGGGCGAGCGCCTCGCGGGATCAGCCGATGCGATCACGATCGATGGTGCGCCGGTCGGTCTCGAGGGTGTGACGGCGCGCCGACGTCGGCATGCCGCCTTCGTTCCCGAGGAACGCAACGGTCATGCGGCCGCGCCGGTCTTTTCGCTGTCCGACAATGTTGTGCTGACCCGCCATTCGACCGGAGGGGTGTCGAACGGCGGCTTCATTCTCGGGGCGGCGGCCCGCGCGCTCGCGATCAGAATCGGTAAAGTCTTCGATGTGCGGAAGAGCGGCGCCGACCCGATGGCGCGAACGCTGTCGGGTGGCAATCTGCAGAAGTTTGTGGTTGGCCGCGAGATCCTGCGCGAACCTGCCGTGCTGATCATCAATCAGCCGACCTGGGGCGTCGACGCCGCGGCCGGCGCGACGATCCGGCAGGCCATCATCGATCTGGCAGGGCGTGGCGCGGCCGTGATCGTGATCAGCCAAGATCTCGATGAATTATTCGAGATCTGCGATCGGATCGCTGTGATCCATGCCGGCCACCTCTCGACCTTGCGGTCCGCGGCCGGCACCACTCGGGAGGAGATCGGGTTGCTGATGGGAGGGCTCGCGGCCTCGACCGAGACCGCGTCGACACCGACGAAGGGCCTGCATGCGCATTGA